One part of the Aquila chrysaetos chrysaetos chromosome 26, bAquChr1.4, whole genome shotgun sequence genome encodes these proteins:
- the LLPH gene encoding protein LLP homolog — protein sequence MAKSLRSKWRRKMRAEKRKKNAPKELERLKKILGTKADVVMEEVKEVATVLPAEKVLQPGDDCKMDIDNKRNKKTLLDQHGQYPIWMNSRQRKKLKAQRVKGKKKSKLAKGLVW from the exons ATGGCGAAGAGCCTGAGGAGCaaatggaggaggaagatgcGGGcggagaagaggaagaagaacgCGCCCAAGGAGCTGGAGAGGCTGAAGAAAATCCTGGGAACCAAGGCGGACGTCGTCATGGAGGAGGTCAAGGAGGTGGCGACCGTGCTGCCCGCCGAGAAGGTCCTCCAGCCGGGGG atgacTGCAAAATGGACATAGATAATAAACGAAACAAAAAAACTCTTCTAGACCAGCATGGACAGTACCCAATATGGATGAATtccaggcagagaaagaagctgaaggCACAGCGtgttaaggggaaaaaaaaatcaaaattggCCAAAGGCCTAGTCTGgtaa